The Mariprofundus ferrinatatus DNA window GGGTTCAAATCCAAGTTGCTGCAGATAACGAACTGCAATGTCAGAAAAGGAGATCAAGTGAAGTTTTTCACTTAATTTGGGAAAGAAAATATTTCGGTTCTCTCCTAACAGGCATGACAGCAGGCACAACTCGCCGGATTCCTGTGGCGTGACAAAATAGCGGCGAACATCGTAAGGAGCAGAAATTGGTTGTCGCTTGGCAAACCGCTGATTAAAACCATGCAGCAGTGAGCCATCAGAAAAGGCCACATTGGCAAAACGTGCCATCGATACTGGCAACGTCAGACTCTCCCGCATCAGGAACATCTCCATGATGCGCTTGCTGGCACCCATCATATTGACCGGATTGGCGGCCTTGTCGGTAGAGACGCAAAAATATTTACGGGCCCCGCTGGCTCTCGCTAAATTCATAGTCTTTACAGTGTTGAACACATTAACTTCGATCATGCGCATTAACGTAAAGGGGTCTTTCTCGCTTCGCACATGCTTCAGAGCCGAAAGGTTCAACACATAGTCATAAGGGCCTTCTGCTACCATGAGCGCTTCAAACTCACGTCCCCCACAGTCAATGGCAAATGTACGGAAGTCACCATCAATGTATCCGAGCGTACTGCGAATATCGCGCACCAGCTCCACCATGTTGTTCTCGCTGATATCAACCACATGCAGGGCTCTAGGCTTACGCTTGAATATCTCACGTGTCACGGCCTGGCCAATAGAACCAGCGCCACCAATGACCAGAAACCGGGCACCAGCTACCTGCTCAAGCAATCGATCATTCAACCGGGAAATATCTGCATCAAACAGCGGAGAACTTCTGCCTATCAGCTGTAGCGTAGTCGTATCCAGACTCATACCAGAGCCTCCAGTAGCGCCGAGGTAACAGAATCTACCTCATCAATAGTCAGGGAAGGAAATAGCGGCAAAGTCAGCTCCCTCGCACAAATCTCGGCAGCCACTGGAGTATCTGCAGGGTCAAAATAGCCTTCGTAAGCGGAAAAACTCCAGAATGGTGGATAGTGGATGCTCGACTGGATCCCCTTCTGCTTCAGCGCCTCAATCACTTTCACCCGATCAACTTCTTCTGGCAACAACACTGGTAGAATATGATAAGCTGAAACACTATCTGGCAACATGACATCAAAGGGAATAGTTACCGGTGAATTCACAAGGTTGGCCCTATAACGGGCCGTCAACTTTGCACGCCGAGCGTTACCGGCAGGCAGCTTATCTAATTGTACCAGACCAATCGCAGCCCGAATTTCATCCATACGATAATTCAAACCCGGTTCAGCCACATCATAAGTTATAGCTCGACCCTTATGCCGATCCAGAGTCAATGTGGTCATTCCATGTGAGCGCAGATAGCCCAAACGCTGGTGCAAGCCTTCATCCTGCGTCGCTACCATTCCACCTTCACCGATCGATAGGTTTTTGTTACTAAAAAATGAGAAGCAGCTGATGTCCCCCCAAGTGCCACAGTTGCGTCCACCAACCGATGCACCAGGTGCATGAGCCACATCTTCAATCAGATGGATTCCGTACTCTCGGCACAACTCTGCAATAGCAGGCATATCACAAGGAAAACCAGCATAGTGCACCACAATCACAGCCTTTGTACGTGAAGTGATGCATTTCTTGATCGACTCTGCAGAAACATTCCAGTCACTTAATGATCTGCAGTCGGCCAAGACAGGTTTAGCGCCAACCATCTGTACAACATTGGCATCAGCAACAAAGGTCAAAGCAGGAATAATTACTTCATCTTCTGCCTCTACATCCAAAGCCAATAAAGCCATATGCAGTGCAGCAGTACCATTAGAAACCGCAACGCACTTTGTATCACCCCCCAGGTAGTCAGAAAAAGTTGATTCAAACCCAAGGATTCGCTCGCCCATCGTCAGCCAGCCACCCTCAACCACTTGTGCTGCAGCCTCACGTTCAAGGTCATCAAAATTTAATTTAAATAACTGTATATTCCACATTCAAAGATTCCTTTTGCATATCCCATTTGGCCAGGAGCATGCTCAAAATATAAACAAATTCATTGCCCACACACATTGTTGCAGTAGTCCAAAGCGCTTATCCTAGTGATTATAACCTAGGCGGTTAAGTGTCTCACTTATTTCAGTCATAATTAGGTCGTAGGACTCTTGGGAAAGGCGACTTTTCCATGCACTTAAATTTTTCACATCCACATGACTTTCAAAGTATTGCAATACGTTTTGTTTATCCTTAATACCTATAAAATCACACAGTTTTTCCAAACAAGAGGAATCATTCATTAACTCTTCGTACCTTACTTCCATAATCTGAGAAGTAGGTATCTGTTTCAATTGCTGTTGAGCAATTTCAACACACATGCGCCACTGTTTTGAACAGACAGTGGCCAATGGAAGGTTTGCGGCATCTTCATCTATGCCAATGTATCGTGGACCCCAGATATGCTGACCTCTTTTTCCAGAAAACTTTCCTTTAACCATATTTGATAAATACCACCAGGCATATTTATAATTCGACCAAGGAAAGTATTTCAGTTTTTTCATCAGATATGATTTATCAGCTGGCTGCACCCACATTCTCATCGAAGATTCTGTAACAGCTCTTCCGTCACGAATAAGGTGAATATATTTTGCTTCAGGGTATATACTATATACAAAATTCGGTCTTAAAGTATTTGGAACTGATTTTTCAACCATAAACCTAGCATGCGGCTTTCCTATTCTATTTGCTAATTTTGGTAAAGTATTTCGGATATATGCGGTGATATTATTTTTAAGCATCTCACTAGTAAATTGATCGTGAGAGATGGATTCATTTCCATAGCGCCACACATAACCAACATCATAGGGAACAGCCACAACCTCACTGCTGGATGCCAGAACTGAACGCAGAAATTTAGTTCCTGACCTTCCTGCTCCTAATAGGATTACCGGCATCAACTCCTTATTATCTAACTTTTGCATTCTCTAAATACCTCTGCAAATTTATCTAGCACGACCTTTTTACCGAAGTGTAGCTCTGCAATTTTTGCAACATCAGCTTTAACAAAGAATTTTTCCTTATGCAAATTAATCGCCCTCTCAATTGCATTTTCAACTTCATCTATAGAATCTGGTGTCACAGCAATACCTAAACCGTTTTCATTTATAAAATCAAATAATTCTGTTCCTTTATCTACTATTGAGAATAACGGCAGCCCATTTGAGAGGTACATCATTGTCTTGCTGGGATAAGCAACCTCAGAAATATTCGGAGCTAATGAAACAATCCCAAAATCCGCATTTGCCATGGCTGAAATTGCTTCATGAACACTTTTTTGCCCCAAAAAAAAGACATTATGTATATCGTTAGACCGAATGCGACTTTCAAGTGCTTTGCGACAAACACCATCCCCCATAAAATAAAACTCCACATCTGTTCTATCTTTATAGCGCATGATCGCATCAATTAGAAGATCAAGGTTCTGGAAACGTCCCATAGTTCCAGCAAACAAAAAATGAACCACCGAGTTATTTTTGAGTGAAGTAGACTTCGGCTCTTCTGGCTTCTCAAACACGAAGTTATTAATAATTTTCACATGATCGATTCTACATCCACGTTTAAGCAGAGTTTTCTTCATGTCATTTGACAATACAATGACATGAAGTGCCTGATTTACATTGTTTTTATCCAGAAAACTAAGCCATCGATACACCCAGCCCTGAGAAAGGTTACCATTGAGTTTCATTGCCTCTGGATGGATATCCTGACAGTGATATATATACTCAAACCCGCCCAATTTACTTGCCCATCTAACAATTGCCCCCATGATGACAGGAGGCGTTGTTGCTACCATAGCAAGAGTTGGTCTGTGCCTGAGCAAACCAATAAATACCCATATTCCAAAATAAAGTGCATCAATTATTTTTCTAACAGGTGACAATCCTCTGCCACCAGCAACTTTAATGGAGCGGACCTTTAGACCACCTAATTCAGTTTCTAATTGTTTACGTTCATCAATTTCCGATTTGTTTTCATGGGTAGTAAGTACCTCTACCATATTCCCTTCTTCTGAAGCCCTTTGGGCAATGTATTTTAACATCTGAGCATAAGGGTAGTTTTGAGGCCAGAAGTAACGGTGAATGATCATCAACCGAGAAGAGCCATCACCAATCATATCGACTAAAATTTTCCATGTTTCTCCAACGGTTTGTTAGTTTTGCTGTTCCAACAATGAGTTTCAACACACGCAATGAAGTATTTTCGACTTCATACTCAATTGGAATTTCTCGCTTAAGAAACATCTCATTTTCTTTGATGACAATCTCGATTGATTGCAGTAAAACATCTGGGTTCAAACCAGTAATGACAATCGATCCTGCATCAAGTGCCTCCGGGCGTTCAATAGAGTTTCTTAGGGTTACTGCAGGGAAATCCAACATGGCGGACTCCTCACTGATAGTGCCGCTATCAGAGATGGCACAATAAGCATCCATCTGAAGCTTATTGTAATCGAAAAAACCAAATGGTTTTAAAAACCTTATGTCCGCACCTGAAAGGTCCGGTGCCAAAGCTTCCAGTCGGTTGCGAGTGCGGGGGTGAGTCGAAACAATCACTGGATAACCATAGCGTTTATGGAGCTCTGCAAGGCATTTAACTACCGTCTTCAAGTTACTCTTGCTATCCACGTTCTCTTCACGATGGACACTTACTATGAAATACTTTCCAGGTTCAAGTTCAAGGCGATTAAGCACATCGGATGATCTTATCTGATCCATTTTACTGTTGAGTACTTCTCGCATTGGAGAACCCGTCACATAGATGAATCGATGTGGAAGCCCTTCACTGATCAGATGCCTGCGCGCATGTTCAGTATATACAAGGTTATAATCTGCCATATGGTCTACAAGCTTACGGTTATTCTCTTCAGGCACATTCGCATCAAAGCTGCGATTGCCTGCTTCCATATGGTATGAAGGAATCTTCATTCTCTTGGCCATGATAAGTGAAATCGCGCTGTTCGTATCACCCAGGACCAGGAAAGCATCAGGCCTCTCTTTCAACAGGACCTCTTCCATCTTGATCAATATTTCGCCCAATGTCTTTCCGAGCGTGCTGGTATCAACACCCAAGAAGTAATCCGGCTGACGAATCCCTAAATCTTCAAAGAACACTTCGTTTAACTCATAATCATAATTCTGTCCGGTATGAACAATCTTCTGATCAACAAATTGATCCAACGTTTTTATCACGCTTGCCAGACGAATAAGCTCAGGTCGCGTTCCAACCACAGTGACTACTTTTAATTTTTTCATAACATAACCTTATCTCAATACGGGTTCAAAATAGGTGTCAGATTTTTCGGGGTCAAAAAACTCATTGGACCAAAAGAGCGTAATAAGTTCAGAGTCTCCAATATTGCTGATTGAATGTGTGTGCAATGTCGGGATATCCACGAATGAGGGGTGATTTCCATCGAGCTTGTAGGTAATCACTTCATCCGTGAATAGTTTGCGTAAACGAATTTCGGCTTGCCCCTGTAGTACAAAGAAGCGTTCAACCTTTCTTCTGTGAAAATGATTCCCCCGGGTAATACCCGGTCTGGTAGTTGAAACAAAACACTGCCCTGCTGAACCAGCCTTTACTGTTTCTATCAACCAACCACGCTCATCGCTGTGCTTTTTCGGTGTACTCATGCGATCATCATTCTGCATTGCCCCTCGTAGGGAATTAAAGAGACTTCGCTGAAAACAATCACTTAGATCGGGAAGTTGCCCCTGAACTCGATAGGTATGCCAGAGGTTCTGAAGAACCGCCTCTGCTTCAGCAACCCTTATCGCATGCCCACTTACTCGGATATCTCCAGAGCCCCCCTTCTTAAAGGCAGCAAACATCTCTTCAACCAGATCCTGCACATGTACCAACTCCAGCTGTCCATTGCCATTTACCGTTGTTTGCTCGCCTCTGACAATCTGATGACAGAATGTTGCAATCCCTGAGTTATAAAACGGGCGTCCATATTCACCAAAAACATGAGGGATAATCATATTGATAAAACGAGCGCCATTATTCTCAGCCCATTCGAAAAGAACATTGGCAGCACCGGCTTTACCATTACCATACGCATTTACAGGCTCTTCTGCATGTGTACTGGATGAGAGGATCACACAGGGGGTACAATCAACCCGTTCCATCGATTCGATCAACTGCTTTGCCGGAAGTATATTGCCATCAAGCAGTTCCTGCTCATCTGCCCTGTTCACTCCGGCAAGGTGAAATACAATATCCAGCCCATCAACAAAGGCATCGAGTTTTTTTGGATCTGCAAAAGTGTTTCGATCTGCAGTTCTAACCTCAATAACGTCATCAAGCGTTGACATAAAACAGCGCATGTGCCACCCAACAAATCCATTAGCACCTGTTATTCCCACATTTAGAGCACTCATCTTAGCTTACCTGTCCAACCCAACCGTCTAGTTCTTCCCGAACCTCTGGCAGGCTCAACAGAAGTTCCTTGATCTCGTCAATACTCAAGCGGTAAGTGTTGTGAGAGTGATAGTCTTCCATCTCAGACTCTTCAATATCGCCCTCGGTAAAGAACTTGCCATAATTCAAATCACGTGCATCCATTGAAACACGGTAGTAATCCCCCATGTCCTCCGATCGGACAAGCTCTTCTGTGCTGGCCAGTGTTTCAAAAAGTTTCTCACCATGGCGAGTTCCTATGATGTTTATGATCTGATCATTCGCGTTAAAAAGTTGTATCAGCGCTTCAGCCAAATCTGCCACTGTAGATGCAGGGGCCTTCTTCACAAACAGGTCCCCCTGTCTTGCATTTATAAAGGCAAACTCGACTAGATTCACCGCCTCACGCAAAGGCATCAGGAATCGTGTCATTTTAGGGTTAGTAATTGTGATCGGTTTGCCGGCCTTGATCTGTTTTATAAACAGTGGAATCACTGAACCACGCGAACACATGACGTTGCCGTAGCGAACACATGATACAATTGTATCAGTCTCTCCAAGATTACGGCTCACGGACTGCGCCACTTTCTCCATCATCGCTTTACTCATGCCCATTGCATTTACAGGCATGACTGCTTTATCAGTACTTAGACACACAACACTCGCCACCTTATGCTCAACGGCAGATAGCAGAACATTGTGACTGCCAACGATATTTGTCTGAACTGCCTGCATAGGAAAAAACTCACACGACGGAACCTGTTTCAGCGCTGCTGCATGAAAAACCATATCCACACCCTGCATGGCATCATCCACACTAGCCCGATCACGGATATCACCAATATAAAACTTTATATTGGTAGAATTAAGGTCGGTACGCATTGCATCTTGCTTCTCCTCATCCCTGCTGAGGATACGAACCTCCTGACATCCCTTGTCCAGCAAATGGTGCACCATTGTTTTACCAAACGAACCCGTACCTCCTGTTATCAGAACAACTTTATCCGTAAGCATATATTCCCCACCTGCAGCAACTTCAGTGCGCCTAGTATTCTTCAAAGCCATGATGCAATCCTCTAAACCTTATACACCCAATAGAATAACCGGATTGATTATTTTTCTACTAGGCGATAAAGAGCCCCTCGGTCATCTTCTGCAAATTGAACAAACCCATAATCACAAATTGTCTTGAATTTTTCCGGTTCACCGATAATGGATATATAGCGCACCTTTGTCGCTCTTCTCTCAATCCCTTTCAAAATCTCATCTTCGGAGCCATTGCTGGTCACGCTAAGAAAGTCGACTGAATCAATCTGAAGGCTATCTAGAATGTTATCGACACTGTTAGCATCTACGAGAACCTCCCTGTATTTGGAGCGATCCACCCTACCCGAGTCATAAACCTCTTCGACCAAATTTGATGCGGGGTGCTTATCGTCAATCAGAAATCGTAATTGAGTTGCCTTGCTCCATGCTGCATTTTGAACAACTGTAATATTATTAATCCCATGGTTTTCTATGAATACATTTAAGGCCTTAACGTTTGCCTCATCAGCTTCAATTACGACAACGCGTCCATCATCACCAACTCTCTTGGAAAAATAGATCGAACGCGACCTGCCTGCTTTTAACAGGTCCCAAGGTGCTCCAATTTGGACAACCGTCCAGCCTTTCTCAATCATCTTATATGGCAATCGCGTGGAACGAAACATCTCACCAACGCCATACTTCAAGCTTACAGGTAAAACAAAGAGAATAGAGTTAGCAATTCTCCTTAAAATATTATGAAACACAGATAACCTAGAAACTTTGTAAAACACAGTAGTACTCCTTTTTTATAAAAAGCATGTATTAAAAAATAAATGCATTAACAACAAACTCTCAGTCTTTATTACGCCTAATCCGGTTGAGGGTTAAAAAAACATAGAGGTGTAAATAGATAAAACATTATAACAACTACACAAGCGATAATAATTAACCAAATGATACTGGCCCTGCTTGATTAGCAGGACTTAAAATTAGCCCCCCCTTCTTTCGAAGATAATAACGTCCCAACAATATGGTTGGGATGAAAAGCTTCAAGAAAAAAACGGTAGCTCCAAGAAAGTCTACACCTATCAAAATGATCAGCGAAAGAAAAAATACTGTATAAAACACAGCCAAAAGTGGGTCACCAAGAGATGCGCGCCAAGTGTTCCAAGCCAGTCTAGAAGCGAGACCAAATATAAACATACCTAGGATTATACCAAACCAAGAAAAGTTAAGGAACAACTCACCCAACAGTCCAGGTGGAACACCCGACAAATTATTCAGTTTATAAACCTGTTGAGAAACAAACATCCGAGATTCTACGGATGGCTTATCATTCCACAATGTTCTTGGAATCGGCATTACCAAGGTCGAAATGTAGGTGCTTCCGTACCAATATTCACCTCGCTCTGCAATAGTGCCAACGATAAGAGATAACTTATCCATGCTAAGCATGTATGGCTTGGTCATGATATGCTCTAGCGCTGTCCCCCATACACTTTTGCTATCCTCTACGCCTTGAGCAAGTGAACGCAAAACTCCAAGTCCCCCTACAACTATCAAAGCTCCTACAAAAAGCGTTACAATAGGTAGCTTACATCCACTAACAAGGCGCCTTACCATAAAAGCTGCTAATATATAAAGAAGGATGGATAGCCTCGCCCCTAACATGGCACTACAAATAAGCGCAGCTGTAAGCATTAGCCAGTGTAAGTATCCAACACATTTAAACTGGCGAACTTGTGCAACCTTCAACAGAAAAGCTACAAATAAAATGTCCCCCCCCCATGCTAGGTAGGCGTATGATGTGCGGCTCCCTTCTTCTGTTAGAAGAAACCTAGCTCCAATCACCCCAGTCTTCTGGAAAAACAGGATGAAGAGGGTGAATCCTCCTATTATAGTTAGAAAGTAAAAAAATTTAGAGCGTGGGAAACACATTGTTTTCCAGATATTTCTAGTGGCAATGTGATAGTTCTGAGGTATAAGATAACCAATCAGAAAACCTAGCATTCCAAGAAACAACGCCAAACTACCATAAAGAAAGTAAGGTGGTTGCTCATATAGATAATATGGCAAACGCAACACACAACCTACCAAGACCAAAAAAAACAAAACAAATGGTGGAGAGAAGGGGTGAATGCGACCTCTATGCATAGACAGACCCAAATAACTAATTGTAGTAATGCAAGAGGACAGCAAGCCAAAAGCGATGGAGGCCCCCATTCTAACTACTTACCTTGTATTTAATCATTATTCCACATTGTGATACCGCCCAGCGAAGTAAATTCTTTACTAATTAATTTACAGCAATTAAATACTTTCGGAAGTCTTTATTCGCAAAAGGAAAAGTTAGTCCCAAATATATGAAGAAAAAAAGAAAAGTCATCAATATTGGCTCGACATCAACAAAATAAGCAAAAAGAACACATGCAGCAATAAGAATTATTGAATAATAAACTTGTATAAAACCGATATAACCAATAGAGAAGAAATATCTAAATTCTATATATTTAATTATGTTCGCTATGATTAGAACCAGTGCATTAGCAATTGCAGCACCAAGAACGCCATAAGAAGGAACCAACCATATGATTAGAGCAAACATCAAGGCAATGCTTATCAAGTTATTCACAACTTCCACATGACGTTTTTCCGAATAGACAAAATACTTTCCTATGTTCCCAGTAATAATATTGAAAAAACGACCGAGAAACAATAACTCAAGTATCAACACATTGGTTTCATCTATACCCCACAACAATAGGAGTTCTGGACCGAATAAAAAAATCAGGGCAACTAATGGTACTGACACGAAAACCAGCATCTTGCTGGTTAAAGACATTATATCCGCGGCTGAGACATGGTCACCTTTAACAAGAAGCTTGGCCAAGGCTGGGCTATTATGGCTTCCTACAACCGTTAAAAAGATATTCATTAAAACTGCAATACGGGAACAAACAAAGTAAATACCCAGATCTGTTGGGGCAAGAAACAGAGCCAACAGAAGAACATCCCCGAGTGCCGTGATGTTCAATAGTACATCATTGAAATAATAAGCTGATGACTTCTTGAAAGAAGCAGACCAGCCTCCCTTATCTCGCAAAGTGTCTTTCAATATCGGCATATAGCGTAGTGAGAATATGAAAAATAATATTAAGAAAAGAGCTGTCCAGCCAAAGTAAAAGTGGTTTTTCAGTTCAGGAAGTGCATAAAGAGCAATAACCAGTAAAAACGTTGCAAAATGCCGACCATAATCACGGAAAAAGCCAAGATGGACAAAGTCTTTTTTTACAAGTGCAACGCCACTGAAGAAACTGGAAATCACCAGAAGTGCAACAGCTATAGAGAAACTAATTGAATGATCAAGAATGAATTCATAT harbors:
- a CDS encoding UDP-N-acetylglucosamine 4,6-dehydratase; this translates as MSLDTTTLQLIGRSSPLFDADISRLNDRLLEQVAGARFLVIGGAGSIGQAVTREIFKRKPRALHVVDISENNMVELVRDIRSTLGYIDGDFRTFAIDCGGREFEALMVAEGPYDYVLNLSALKHVRSEKDPFTLMRMIEVNVFNTVKTMNLARASGARKYFCVSTDKAANPVNMMGASKRIMEMFLMRESLTLPVSMARFANVAFSDGSLLHGFNQRFAKRQPISAPYDVRRYFVTPQESGELCLLSCLLGENRNIFFPKLSEKLHLISFSDIAVRYLQQLGFEPYECASEDEARERADELILKKQWPCYFFKSDTTGEKDFEEFFTDEEDLDMGRLESIGVIRNQPQFDGDKLDSFMQGMAALKTNASWSKDDIVRLFFGLLPEFAHKETGKYLDQRM
- a CDS encoding DegT/DnrJ/EryC1/StrS family aminotransferase → MWNIQLFKLNFDDLEREAAAQVVEGGWLTMGERILGFESTFSDYLGGDTKCVAVSNGTAALHMALLALDVEAEDEVIIPALTFVADANVVQMVGAKPVLADCRSLSDWNVSAESIKKCITSRTKAVIVVHYAGFPCDMPAIAELCREYGIHLIEDVAHAPGASVGGRNCGTWGDISCFSFFSNKNLSIGEGGMVATQDEGLHQRLGYLRSHGMTTLTLDRHKGRAITYDVAEPGLNYRMDEIRAAIGLVQLDKLPAGNARRAKLTARYRANLVNSPVTIPFDVMLPDSVSAYHILPVLLPEEVDRVKVIEALKQKGIQSSIHYPPFWSFSAYEGYFDPADTPVAAEICARELTLPLFPSLTIDEVDSVTSALLEALV
- a CDS encoding sulfotransferase family protein; amino-acid sequence: MQKLDNKELMPVILLGAGRSGTKFLRSVLASSSEVVAVPYDVGYVWRYGNESISHDQFTSEMLKNNITAYIRNTLPKLANRIGKPHARFMVEKSVPNTLRPNFVYSIYPEAKYIHLIRDGRAVTESSMRMWVQPADKSYLMKKLKYFPWSNYKYAWWYLSNMVKGKFSGKRGQHIWGPRYIGIDEDAANLPLATVCSKQWRMCVEIAQQQLKQIPTSQIMEVRYEELMNDSSCLEKLCDFIGIKDKQNVLQYFESHVDVKNLSAWKSRLSQESYDLIMTEISETLNRLGYNH
- a CDS encoding glycosyltransferase family 4 protein encodes the protein MIGDGSSRLMIIHRYFWPQNYPYAQMLKYIAQRASEEGNMVEVLTTHENKSEIDERKQLETELGGLKVRSIKVAGGRGLSPVRKIIDALYFGIWVFIGLLRHRPTLAMVATTPPVIMGAIVRWASKLGGFEYIYHCQDIHPEAMKLNGNLSQGWVYRWLSFLDKNNVNQALHVIVLSNDMKKTLLKRGCRIDHVKIINNFVFEKPEEPKSTSLKNNSVVHFLFAGTMGRFQNLDLLIDAIMRYKDRTDVEFYFMGDGVCRKALESRIRSNDIHNVFFLGQKSVHEAISAMANADFGIVSLAPNISEVAYPSKTMMYLSNGLPLFSIVDKGTELFDFINENGLGIAVTPDSIDEVENAIERAINLHKEKFFVKADVAKIAELHFGKKVVLDKFAEVFRECKS
- the wecB gene encoding non-hydrolyzing UDP-N-acetylglucosamine 2-epimerase; this encodes MKKLKVVTVVGTRPELIRLASVIKTLDQFVDQKIVHTGQNYDYELNEVFFEDLGIRQPDYFLGVDTSTLGKTLGEILIKMEEVLLKERPDAFLVLGDTNSAISLIMAKRMKIPSYHMEAGNRSFDANVPEENNRKLVDHMADYNLVYTEHARRHLISEGLPHRFIYVTGSPMREVLNSKMDQIRSSDVLNRLELEPGKYFIVSVHREENVDSKSNLKTVVKCLAELHKRYGYPVIVSTHPRTRNRLEALAPDLSGADIRFLKPFGFFDYNKLQMDAYCAISDSGTISEESAMLDFPAVTLRNSIERPEALDAGSIVITGLNPDVLLQSIEIVIKENEMFLKREIPIEYEVENTSLRVLKLIVGTAKLTNRWRNMENFSRYDW
- a CDS encoding NAD-dependent epimerase/dehydratase family protein; the encoded protein is MSALNVGITGANGFVGWHMRCFMSTLDDVIEVRTADRNTFADPKKLDAFVDGLDIVFHLAGVNRADEQELLDGNILPAKQLIESMERVDCTPCVILSSSTHAEEPVNAYGNGKAGAANVLFEWAENNGARFINMIIPHVFGEYGRPFYNSGIATFCHQIVRGEQTTVNGNGQLELVHVQDLVEEMFAAFKKGGSGDIRVSGHAIRVAEAEAVLQNLWHTYRVQGQLPDLSDCFQRSLFNSLRGAMQNDDRMSTPKKHSDERGWLIETVKAGSAGQCFVSTTRPGITRGNHFHRRKVERFFVLQGQAEIRLRKLFTDEVITYKLDGNHPSFVDIPTLHTHSISNIGDSELITLFWSNEFFDPEKSDTYFEPVLR
- a CDS encoding SDR family NAD(P)-dependent oxidoreductase, whose amino-acid sequence is MALKNTRRTEVAAGGEYMLTDKVVLITGGTGSFGKTMVHHLLDKGCQEVRILSRDEEKQDAMRTDLNSTNIKFYIGDIRDRASVDDAMQGVDMVFHAAALKQVPSCEFFPMQAVQTNIVGSHNVLLSAVEHKVASVVCLSTDKAVMPVNAMGMSKAMMEKVAQSVSRNLGETDTIVSCVRYGNVMCSRGSVIPLFIKQIKAGKPITITNPKMTRFLMPLREAVNLVEFAFINARQGDLFVKKAPASTVADLAEALIQLFNANDQIINIIGTRHGEKLFETLASTEELVRSEDMGDYYRVSMDARDLNYGKFFTEGDIEESEMEDYHSHNTYRLSIDEIKELLLSLPEVREELDGWVGQVS
- a CDS encoding FkbM family methyltransferase; amino-acid sequence: MFYKVSRLSVFHNILRRIANSILFVLPVSLKYGVGEMFRSTRLPYKMIEKGWTVVQIGAPWDLLKAGRSRSIYFSKRVGDDGRVVVIEADEANVKALNVFIENHGINNITVVQNAAWSKATQLRFLIDDKHPASNLVEEVYDSGRVDRSKYREVLVDANSVDNILDSLQIDSVDFLSVTSNGSEDEILKGIERRATKVRYISIIGEPEKFKTICDYGFVQFAEDDRGALYRLVEK
- a CDS encoding O-antigen polymerase; translated protein: MGLSMHRGRIHPFSPPFVLFFLVLVGCVLRLPYYLYEQPPYFLYGSLALFLGMLGFLIGYLIPQNYHIATRNIWKTMCFPRSKFFYFLTIIGGFTLFILFFQKTGVIGARFLLTEEGSRTSYAYLAWGGDILFVAFLLKVAQVRQFKCVGYLHWLMLTAALICSAMLGARLSILLYILAAFMVRRLVSGCKLPIVTLFVGALIVVGGLGVLRSLAQGVEDSKSVWGTALEHIMTKPYMLSMDKLSLIVGTIAERGEYWYGSTYISTLVMPIPRTLWNDKPSVESRMFVSQQVYKLNNLSGVPPGLLGELFLNFSWFGIILGMFIFGLASRLAWNTWRASLGDPLLAVFYTVFFLSLIILIGVDFLGATVFFLKLFIPTILLGRYYLRKKGGLILSPANQAGPVSFG
- a CDS encoding lipopolysaccharide biosynthesis protein, giving the protein MKHLLIILGSFAFASILQVANTVLLGRALGISAVGEYGVFLSSIMLMAVLFQFGVRDFSTIQFSGGEEKTTHMGALLRVALMMCSIMAVLLFVVSSEPGLSLGSYEFILDHSISFSIAVALLVISSFFSGVALVKKDFVHLGFFRDYGRHFATFLLVIALYALPELKNHFYFGWTALFLILFFIFSLRYMPILKDTLRDKGGWSASFKKSSAYYFNDVLLNITALGDVLLLALFLAPTDLGIYFVCSRIAVLMNIFLTVVGSHNSPALAKLLVKGDHVSAADIMSLTSKMLVFVSVPLVALIFLFGPELLLLWGIDETNVLILELLFLGRFFNIITGNIGKYFVYSEKRHVEVVNNLISIALMFALIIWLVPSYGVLGAAIANALVLIIANIIKYIEFRYFFSIGYIGFIQVYYSIILIAACVLFAYFVDVEPILMTFLFFFIYLGLTFPFANKDFRKYLIAVN